One stretch of Vigna radiata var. radiata cultivar VC1973A unplaced genomic scaffold, Vradiata_ver6 scaffold_273, whole genome shotgun sequence DNA includes these proteins:
- the LOC111241181 gene encoding uncharacterized protein LOC111241181, whose amino-acid sequence MMENHHKMQQHRRQITLLGSTNLDLDSTTVNTIKELDFFSSTSPSNNTHTDNLHHLPSNIPKDNGSQPLFTDHFVNTTLNLMCPSQSDELSKSAAIDQNLKSPLNTLQKEFLRLQEENYR is encoded by the exons ATGATGGAAAACCACCACAAAATGCAACAACACCGTCGTCAAATCACCTTACTTGGATCCACCAATCTCGATCTAGATTCTACAACCGTCAACACCATCAAAGAACTTGATTTTTTCTCATCAACTTCACCGTCCAACAACACTCATACCGATAACCTCCATCATCTCCCTTCAAACATTCCTAAAGACAACGGATCACAACCTCTTTTCACTGATCACTTCGTAAAT ACCACTCTGAATTTAATGTGTCCGAGTCAGAGTGACGAACTGTCAAAATCAGCAGCAATTGATCAAAATCTTAAATCTCCG CTGAATACGCTCCAAAAGGAATTTCTGAGACTGCAAGAAGAGAACTACAGG